The following coding sequences lie in one Armatimonadota bacterium genomic window:
- a CDS encoding DUF3142 domain-containing protein — MKLRWVWAVLAVLLVGGLWLHFRRHRHPTTPLKTAYWYWQTPYSLSEQDAADLKKLDVKQIFVRAGTFSSDGQNMVLIIPQSYSQGSNRLPIHLVFNADAGVIHHFEDYDLNRITNQISTRIAAQVEAARKVGDKVIGVQLDFDIPTRLLPKYADLVRGIRQSNPLFARQKGFFFSLTGLLSWLGTNGVERLSSEVDFMIPQAYEGEVGLTPDKARPLFDPDDLRRRLPKAERLNCPYWIGIPAYGRAFLYDEAGHLRNSYRGLEAQDALRHPSFKLVEAYASDPTGKPATGPSNWVGEEILKFKAVRPALNGEGLGYTLVYNVPSPDVTAKALQIVDEERGDGCQGVVIYRMPEPGSSFTVPLDSIVRTFNKQEVVPKLSVKVSSSQDALETVESSRKDIPVDVYLEAENVGTGSSFVAPDAVDIRLQFDKSGFGDIRLRDFDSVSYAFGRDEKSEVEAPLNRANILHIRKGFMFPGQKIYCGPIRLLNSGQVRVTIRSRIRCQSGFSSQETQTPEALIRSGTGVLFDN, encoded by the coding sequence GTGAAACTGCGCTGGGTGTGGGCCGTTCTCGCCGTCCTCTTGGTCGGTGGGCTCTGGTTGCATTTCCGACGTCACCGCCACCCGACCACGCCCCTCAAAACCGCCTATTGGTACTGGCAAACTCCCTACTCGCTCTCCGAGCAGGACGCGGCTGACCTCAAAAAGCTCGACGTCAAGCAGATCTTCGTTCGGGCCGGAACCTTCAGCAGTGACGGCCAAAATATGGTCCTGATCATCCCTCAGTCGTACTCCCAGGGCTCCAATCGCCTGCCTATCCATCTGGTCTTCAACGCCGATGCCGGCGTCATCCACCACTTCGAGGACTACGATCTCAACCGCATCACCAACCAAATTTCGACTCGCATCGCCGCCCAAGTCGAAGCCGCTCGCAAGGTCGGCGACAAGGTCATCGGCGTCCAACTCGACTTCGACATTCCCACCCGACTGTTGCCCAAATACGCTGATCTCGTGCGCGGCATCCGCCAGTCGAACCCTCTCTTCGCTCGCCAAAAAGGCTTCTTCTTCTCCCTTACCGGACTCCTCAGTTGGCTCGGCACCAATGGCGTCGAGCGCCTCTCCAGCGAGGTCGATTTCATGATTCCCCAGGCCTACGAAGGCGAAGTTGGCCTCACTCCCGACAAGGCGCGGCCCCTCTTCGACCCCGACGATCTGCGTCGCCGCCTCCCCAAAGCCGAGCGGCTGAATTGTCCGTATTGGATCGGAATCCCCGCCTATGGCCGCGCCTTCTTGTACGATGAGGCTGGCCACTTGCGAAACTCTTACCGAGGACTCGAAGCTCAGGACGCCCTGCGCCACCCCTCCTTCAAGCTCGTCGAAGCCTACGCGAGCGACCCGACCGGCAAGCCTGCCACCGGACCCTCAAACTGGGTCGGCGAAGAAATCCTCAAGTTCAAAGCCGTCCGCCCCGCCCTCAATGGCGAAGGGCTCGGCTACACCCTCGTCTACAACGTCCCATCGCCCGACGTCACCGCCAAGGCCCTTCAAATCGTCGACGAAGAGCGCGGCGACGGATGCCAAGGCGTGGTCATCTACCGCATGCCCGAGCCTGGCTCGTCATTCACCGTTCCTCTCGATTCGATCGTCAGGACTTTTAACAAACAGGAGGTCGTCCCCAAGCTCAGCGTCAAAGTCTCATCGAGTCAGGACGCCCTCGAAACCGTCGAAAGTAGCCGAAAGGACATTCCCGTGGACGTCTATCTGGAAGCCGAGAACGTCGGAACCGGCTCGTCATTCGTCGCTCCCGACGCCGTCGATATCCGCCTGCAATTCGACAAATCCGGCTTTGGCGACATTCGCCTCCGAGACTTCGACAGCGTCTCGTATGCCTTCGGCCGCGACGAAAAATCCGAAGTGGAAGCCCCTCTGAACCGCGCCAATATTCTGCACATTCGCAAAGGGTTTATGTTCCCCGGACAAAAAATTTACTGCGGACCAATTCGCTTGCTGAATTCCGGTCAAGTCCGTGTTACAATCAGATCGCGTATTCGCTGCCAATCCGGGTTTTCATCCCAGGAAACCCAAACTCCGGAAGCCCTGATCAGGAGCGGAACGGGGGTTCTCTTTGACAACTAG
- the fabD gene encoding ACP S-malonyltransferase: MIAAIFPGQGSQKPGMGQSLYEGSEAARHVFEHVSDCLHTDVAKLCFESDEETLRATQNAQIALFTCGVAAYRALETEGYRAEVFAGHSIGEYAAHVCAGNIPLEVGAPLVRKRGNVMAEAGKTRPGTMAAVLGLDADVIQEALKQVSGVVVIANDNCPGQVVISGEVEAVAAAGPVLTEAGAKRVLPLNVSGAFHSPLMNMPSKEMARSLATVDFAFGKPVYSNVTAEPVENPCTWNDLLEQQLRDSVRWTASVRNMINDGVTQFIECGVGEVLCGLIKRIDKEVPSRAVYDMETLRAAN; this comes from the coding sequence ATGATCGCCGCTATTTTTCCCGGCCAGGGTTCGCAGAAGCCCGGCATGGGACAGTCCCTGTACGAAGGCTCCGAAGCCGCCAGACACGTCTTCGAGCATGTATCGGACTGCCTCCACACCGACGTGGCTAAACTCTGTTTCGAAAGTGACGAAGAAACCCTTCGCGCTACCCAAAACGCCCAAATCGCCCTCTTCACCTGCGGCGTCGCCGCCTACCGAGCCCTCGAAACCGAAGGCTATCGCGCCGAAGTCTTCGCCGGACATTCCATCGGCGAGTACGCCGCCCATGTATGCGCTGGCAATATTCCGCTCGAAGTCGGCGCTCCACTGGTACGCAAGCGCGGCAACGTCATGGCCGAAGCCGGCAAAACCCGCCCTGGCACTATGGCCGCCGTTCTCGGTCTCGACGCCGACGTGATCCAAGAAGCCCTTAAGCAGGTCTCGGGCGTGGTCGTTATCGCCAATGACAACTGTCCCGGCCAAGTCGTCATTTCCGGCGAAGTCGAAGCCGTCGCCGCCGCCGGACCGGTGCTCACCGAGGCTGGCGCCAAGCGGGTCCTCCCCCTCAACGTCAGTGGCGCGTTCCATAGCCCGCTGATGAACATGCCGTCCAAAGAGATGGCCCGTTCGCTCGCCACCGTCGATTTCGCATTCGGCAAACCCGTATACAGCAATGTCACCGCCGAACCTGTCGAGAATCCTTGCACGTGGAACGACCTCCTCGAACAACAGCTTCGCGACTCCGTGCGTTGGACCGCCAGCGTCCGCAACATGATCAACGACGGTGTCACCCAGTTCATCGAGTGCGGCGTCGGCGAGGTGCTCTGTGGCCTCATCAAGCGCATCGATAAGGAAGTCCCGAGCCGAGCCGTGTACGACATGGAAACCCTCCGCGCCGCCAACTAG
- a CDS encoding MFS transporter, with the protein MLDILRIKDFRNLWIGQAISRIGDAFYFLGPMFVIKKVFNDDAMVGAVGAVEALPYLLFGTIGGAIADRIDRKKIMIWSDLLSAVFLLVYLGFLMSVGSQLPKWIFFVVGFSLAFVRVFFFPAKNAAIPRLVPAEKLFSANALSAATDQFMWLIGNVLMVVLGMLADRIGVIQFLKVLVLVNAVTFLFSVYFLYLLPGIEILRSEHHEEKHLFTDVKEGIAYAKRDRVIGLSLLASFGLGLFMSPFFVVYLATNMAWFGNHASPLAFIETCFIIGMLSMSFIIPRLKVKKAGMAYGLGLTIAGICVLFMGFSPIYGMYCLWNLVCGFAIGGVDVPMRTYQMLKVPDEYRGRIMSLGQLIWMSVQPIGMSLGGPLLGWLGIVKMHVLMGAGFATTGAAPLLDKEFREATIPDQPSPSEDVEFVPTNLSEYPLGALETETEPV; encoded by the coding sequence ATGTTAGATATTCTCCGTATAAAGGACTTTCGTAACCTGTGGATTGGTCAGGCTATTTCGCGCATTGGCGACGCATTCTATTTCCTCGGCCCTATGTTCGTCATCAAGAAGGTTTTCAACGATGATGCGATGGTCGGGGCGGTAGGCGCCGTCGAGGCTTTACCCTATCTCCTGTTTGGAACGATTGGCGGCGCGATCGCTGATCGTATTGACCGTAAGAAGATCATGATCTGGTCGGACCTGCTGAGCGCAGTGTTTCTTCTGGTCTATCTTGGTTTTCTGATGAGCGTCGGCAGTCAACTGCCGAAATGGATCTTTTTCGTCGTAGGCTTTTCGCTCGCGTTCGTAAGGGTCTTCTTCTTTCCGGCGAAGAACGCGGCGATTCCGCGCTTGGTACCCGCCGAGAAGCTGTTTTCGGCCAACGCCCTAAGCGCGGCTACGGATCAGTTCATGTGGCTGATTGGCAACGTGCTCATGGTCGTGCTTGGCATGCTTGCCGACCGGATCGGCGTCATCCAGTTCCTCAAGGTTTTGGTACTGGTTAACGCAGTAACGTTCCTGTTCTCGGTGTACTTCTTGTACCTGTTGCCCGGCATCGAGATATTGCGAAGCGAGCATCACGAGGAAAAGCACCTGTTTACCGACGTGAAGGAAGGCATTGCGTACGCTAAGCGGGACCGGGTCATCGGTCTGTCGCTGTTGGCATCGTTCGGCCTCGGGTTGTTCATGTCTCCGTTCTTCGTGGTGTATTTGGCCACGAACATGGCGTGGTTCGGCAACCATGCGTCGCCACTGGCGTTTATCGAGACGTGCTTCATCATTGGCATGCTGTCGATGAGCTTCATCATCCCTCGATTGAAGGTGAAGAAGGCGGGCATGGCGTACGGATTGGGCCTGACGATCGCAGGCATTTGCGTACTGTTCATGGGCTTCTCGCCGATCTACGGTATGTATTGTCTGTGGAATCTGGTGTGCGGCTTTGCTATCGGCGGCGTGGACGTGCCGATGCGGACGTACCAGATGCTGAAGGTTCCGGACGAGTACCGAGGGCGAATCATGTCGCTCGGCCAGCTTATCTGGATGAGTGTTCAGCCGATCGGCATGTCGTTGGGCGGTCCGTTGCTCGGATGGCTTGGTATCGTAAAGATGCACGTCTTGATGGGTGCGGGATTTGCGACCACCGGCGCGGCGCCGTTGTTGGACAAGGAATTTCGCGAAGCGACGATCCCCGATCAACCGTCTCCTTCTGAGGATGTTGAATTCGTCCCAACGAATTTGAGCGAATACCCACTCGGGGCGTTGGAGACGGAAACGGAACCAGTATGA
- the rnhC gene encoding ribonuclease HIII, whose amino-acid sequence MTEGRVGVDESGKGDFFGPLVIAACYVGPEHLAELDGVKDSKKLTDAQAMRLADVIKRACPHKVLTVMPPKYNELYAKIGNLNKLLAWGHAQAIEEVLMQQPAKTVISDQFQAGGNIVKSKLKELGRQAEFISRVRAESDIAVAAASILARAEFLWRLRQLSQEIGIDLPKGATNVIPTGKKVVATHGRDALARVAKMHFKTAQQVLVD is encoded by the coding sequence ATGACGGAAGGAAGAGTCGGCGTCGATGAAAGTGGCAAAGGGGACTTTTTTGGTCCCCTTGTCATCGCCGCCTGCTACGTGGGGCCCGAGCATCTCGCCGAGTTGGACGGCGTTAAGGATTCGAAGAAGCTGACCGACGCCCAGGCGATGAGATTGGCCGACGTGATCAAGCGAGCGTGCCCTCATAAAGTGTTGACGGTGATGCCGCCGAAGTACAACGAGCTTTACGCTAAGATTGGAAACCTCAACAAGTTGCTCGCGTGGGGTCATGCTCAAGCTATCGAAGAAGTCTTGATGCAGCAACCCGCTAAGACCGTCATCAGCGACCAGTTTCAGGCTGGCGGCAATATCGTGAAGTCAAAGCTCAAAGAGTTGGGACGACAAGCCGAGTTCATATCAAGAGTCCGAGCTGAATCCGATATTGCCGTTGCTGCCGCCTCGATACTTGCCCGGGCCGAGTTCCTGTGGCGACTGCGGCAGCTTTCGCAAGAGATTGGCATCGACCTGCCGAAGGGTGCGACGAACGTCATTCCCACCGGAAAGAAGGTGGTGGCTACCCATGGTCGCGATGCACTTGCCCGAGTGGCAAAAATGCATTTCAAAACCGCTCAGCAGGTTCTGGTAGACTAA